The proteins below are encoded in one region of Drosophila virilis strain 15010-1051.87 chromosome 6, Dvir_AGI_RSII-ME, whole genome shotgun sequence:
- the Rad23 gene encoding UV excision repair protein RAD23 homolog A, with protein MIITVKNLQQQTFTIDFDPEKTVLELKRQIFNERGAEYFVEKQKLIYAGVILTDDRTINSYKVDEKKFIVVMLTRDISGTSSGSSNNTNTEAVSSQQARKQAKETTERSTQDEPLVESKPAVQVKESSSSKKGAKTNKITSEAGEEVGSTGAGSPAPASTTGSTTDYSSIDLVGELANTSLQTRAESNLLMGEEFNRTVASMVEMGYPREQVERAMAASFNNPERAVEYLINGIPQEENLFTPGDDEESSRASNIHQGAASDLPAESAADPFEFLRSQPQFLQMRSLIYQNPHLLHAVLQQIGQTNPALLQLISENQDAFLNMLNQPLEDEVATNAQRLGRTQSNSSRTENLTSSASQAATTEGQRSAAGSENQPISVALEGDGTVSAERNVPTESLATIRLTPQDQDAIERLKALGFPEALVLQAYFACEKDEELAANFLLSSSFDD; from the exons atgattaTCACTGTAAAGAACCTGCAGCAGCAAACCTTTACAATTGACTTTGACCCAGAGAAAACg GTTTTAGAACTTAAAAgacaaatttttaatgaacGCGGTGCCGAATACTTcgtggaaaaacaaaaactgatttatgcTG gCGTCATACTGACAGATGACCGAACAATTAATTCATACAAAGTCGATGAGAAAAAGTTTATTGTGGTGATGCTTACCCGAGATATAAGCGGAACTAGCAGTGGCAGTAGCAATAACACAAATACAGAAGCAGTTTCGTCGCAGCAAGCTCGGAAACAGGCCAAGGAGACGACAGAAAGATCCACACAAGATGAGCCACTGGTGGAAAGTAAGCCTGCTGTACAAGTAAAAGAATCTTCATCGTCTAAAAAGGGAGCAAAGACTAACAAAATAACAAGTGAAGCTGGGGAAGAAGTAGGAAGTACCGGAGCTGGATCTCCAGCACCAGCTTCAACCACAGGCTCTACAACTGACTATTCAAGCATTGATTTAGTTGGTGAGCTGGCCAATACGTCATTGCAAACACGTGCCGAATCAAATTTACTGATGGGTGAGGAATTTAATCGTACTGTTGCCTCAATGGTTGAAATGGGTTATCCCCGCGAGCAAGTTGAACGCGCAATGGCAGCCAGCTTTAATAATCCTGAGCGAGCTGTAGAATATTTGATTAACGGAATTCCCCAAGAGGAGAACTTGTTTACTCCAGGAGATGATGAAGAATCTTCAAGAGCATCTAATATACATCAGGGTGCTGCAAGCGATTTACCAGCTGAATCAGCCGCTG ACCCATTTGAATTTTTACGCAGTCAGCCACAATTCCTACAGATGCGCTCTCTGATATACCAAAATCCGCATCTTTTACATGCTGTTCTACAACAG ATTGGCCAAACGAACCCAGCTCTTTTGCAACTTATTTCTGAAAACCAAGATGCGTTTCTGAATATGTTAAACCAACCCCTCGAAGACGAGGTGGCCACCAACGCACAACGACTTGGTCGAACACAGTCGAATTCAAGTCGAACAGAAAATTTGACATCATCGGCAAGCCAAGCGGCAACAACGGAGGGCCAACGTTCTGCCGCTGGATCAGAAAACCAGCCTATATCGGTTGCTTTAGAGGGAGATGGTACTGTTTCGGCAGAAAGAAATGTACCAACAGAAAGCCTAGCCACTATTCGCCTAACACCACAAGATCAAGATGCTATAGAGCGG CTCAAGGCACTAGGATTTCCAGAAGCCCTTGTTTTGCAAGCTTACTTTGCATGTGAAAAAGATGAGGAACTGGCTGCAAATTTCTTGCTTTCTTCTAGTTTTGATGATTAA